aaaatattgtttcataaGCATATTAGCAGTTTTAAGATGATTACAAATGACAAGCATTCcgataatcatatttttttatatattgataatgaagtgaatgaaataaacttttaaggGCAGTgctttattatatcttttctttgAATTGGTCTTTACACTAATGTAAGCATGTTATTTACTCAATAAATGTGAACTGTACAAAACTCATGTGGTTCAATCAATTCacttaaatcttaaaaaaatatcaactaattttattaaatacgttAAATAGATGTATTAATCAATAGTATTTAGGTGTATACATAAACAGGTATATAAGTAAATtgcaacatatttataaaaattaaacatatttccTTCTTTCATAGAATcggatttaaaatataagtctAGTGTTCTCTTGGCATATGCGTAATGacattaattaacattctAAGTGTGATCTATGCTAAACAATGCTTCATTAGTAATGATTCGgatcatttaatatatttaatgtatatatatatatatatatatatatatagctacaataagtaaaaaagatacataatccattattttaaagataaatgtacttaaaagtaaaaaatactttcatgatttctattatattgaagaaaacattttacCATCATTTGtcttttctgtaaaaaattatttcgaaaaaaataaggagtataaatactttttttatcgtatattgtaaaataattataaccaaTTAATATcctattaatttaacaaatacatcattaaataatgttatgaaaaaaatcaatattaatgcaCAAAAAAGATGACAGTTAACAGAAAATCTATTTCATCTGTTCACTTTacacttttaaattatagtctgataaattaattaaattcagcaTCATTATTCTAGTTAGTTTTATGGCCATTTTGTTCATTACGTGGTATAACAGGTTAAAgagtatattttgtataaaaattatacatataaaaatatatatacaaggatgaatacaatatattatgattaatctcaattttagaatttatacataattgtaAGCCCTACTTATCTATATTGCAATTCGAgtattctgaaaatattaatagaaatgtaTATCTCTTATCGATTATATCtcttatctataataataataataataatgatgatattGCGTTTTATCACTTTGTTCAAGTTTAAAATAAGCTTAAAAAGCTTGTGAgttattcaattaaaacatatctataaatatgtatgtatgcatgCATGCatatgcacacatacacacacacatagttgtatataaaaattaatagaaatgaacaaatttttatcagatgGATTCCTAATAAAAAACGCAGCGCAGGTGAAGAAGAAATCGTGtggtataaataaatataataaattataaaacctCAAACGGTTTCCTTGACATTTGAAGTAATGGTGGCCATCTCGTGTTCTGCTGCAGGTTTGTTCCTTCCATTAGATATTATAACTACATCTTCACAAGTCTAAAaggaaataatatacaaagtaagtaattttttattagccTCAACGAAAAAATACACATCTACACATAAATGTTTCTTATAGAACTGAAACATAATTACATTAACTTATACTTTGTCACGATTATTTCACATTAACAcattaacatatttacattaacTTATATTAATTCACGAAAGACTTCGACTGGAAGGTTAATTATGCGGAtgctgttttaaataatttgcgtTTTGAATCACATCTGTCAGttcttcattttcttatttgtgtaaatattaataatttttgcccTTAATTATACCGTTGAAGATATTTGCTTTATATCTAAACTCAAATCTTGTGTAGGAGTTTTTGTCTTTgtcaaattttcatttttactgtATAAATCATAAAGTTAAGGCACAAAATTTAAGCAACAATAAAATGctttagtattatttaaaaaatgatgcgTTTACAAAAATCCCACATCAgatataatatgtacattatttttcagaacGTCACCTCTTTACATCAGGctcagaatattttaaaacaaaatatctcAGAAAGTGGAGAAGATCGTGATTCAAAGTGCAGATTACTTTGGACTGCATCCTCCATAATACATCACGGCTCTATCTTATATTACGAACAAAACAATAATAGCAAATTACCCATAGTTTCTTGTTGTAATTCTACCTTGTAGGAAGGATTGTCGTACGCTGACGTCGCTTTACGGGGTGATATGTCGGCCTTACTACTCGTTCGTCTCTTCATTAGCATCATTAACAGAATCAGAGTCGATAATATCGCCAAGGAAGCCACAATAGCCACTATCACCAGGGGACCGTAGTAATCTCCTTCGTGGAGAGGCAGCGTCGTGAATTttccggctgaaaaaaataaaaaaagattcaaatttgttttgtaataaaaagagCTACGTTGCTTATCGCTCGAAAGCATTGTCTACCTTGTTGAGGGACAGTGGCCGCTAAGACGGTACCCGGTTTAGTGATAAAATCTTGCACATTACTCTTCTTTATTCTACCATTcgtcaaatatatttcaagcCACAATCGATATCGAGTGCCAGGCTTGAGATCACTAATTAATGTTTTGGCGTGAGAGTCTCTCTTGGCAATCTTGAATTTACTGGTATCTTCTTTGCCGGTATCGCTTTGATAGATCGCACGATAGATGTTTACGTATTTGTCTTCTGGATAAGGCACGCCACTCCATGACACTTCTACGTCTGTCGACTTGATGGTCTTAATCTCGACTTTTACTTCAAACGAATAGGGGTCTGGCTCCGTAGACGTGGTTACCTCAATCTGCGACAACAGatgtaataatatagataGTTTTTTATACGACAGTCcttatttaataaactcgactcgagattataaaaattcacaaagatcgaatgaaaatattctaatCGGTTTAAGATGACCTTTTTCTTCAGCTCTCTTCATTTAACTTGTTATATTCGAAATGTCTTTACACAGATAAATACTCAAGAATGATCAAACTTCAATCATTTCAATACTTCTTACCGTCTTCTCACTCCACAATTCCGTAGCTTGCCCCGGGAATGGTATGAAGTAGATGCCGACTTCATATGTGGTCGATGGTTTCAGATTTTCGATTACGTAATTCGTTACAGCGCGATGAATTAACGGTGtcgttgaataaattttactatgcGTATCATTCTCTTTATATCTCAATTGAACACCGTCTATGAATTCCAATTCATATACCGTAAATTTCTTCCACATTACGTTAATCCAAGTTGAGTTGACCTCCACTATTTGAAGCTCGGTGTCAACTGGTATTTGCGGCGGCAAAATTGACTCGTTCACGAGCTTGTCCAACGTACGCACAGAGTAAATTTTGCTAGTTGGACTATTAGTCAAATTCTTCAGCTTCACCGTGATCTTCACCTTGTATTCGGTTGACGGCTGCAAATTGTCTAATTCAAATTCCAAATGAGGCCTCTCGATTAAGTCATTAGGAAGACTGTATAGTTGTGTTCTCCACGTGGACAAGTTGTGATTTCTAAAAAAACGAAAAGCTTTTATTGTTAGAAACTGGTAATGTCAAGAATATCACACACATTATGACAaacgcagaaaaaaaaagggtaagcaaaaattaattctatttaacgCGGAATGATTTTGAATGTCCGAAATAATATCTCTAATCACCACAAATGAAGAAGATAAAAACATTTAGTCGTATAAATCTTCGGAACAATTTTGTGTAAAgacattgttttattttcttgaacaATGACGTTTCTTAAGTGTGTTCGAATCGATATCTTATTACATACTCTCTATCGCTGGTGTATCGCAGCTCGATCCTTCCATGCAATCCCACAAAAACCTGAGGTATAACAAATGTTACTCGAACTGTATGTTCGTCCAGCGCCTCCAATTCTTGTATTGTAATTTCGTCGGTGGGAAGTGCGGCTGAGAATCCAGGAATATTCCCGGGATAGCCTGGATATACATTGTCATGTCCCTGACCTGTAATACATCGGAGCGCATTTATCATTGTGCTACGCAATAATGAGAATCGATTCGTCTCGCGTGCGATTGGGACCCGTGTAACGTGAGGACGTATAACATAACCAGGAACGAACCTGACTGATTGGACGCTTGTGCTGCAAATGGGAGATTCAAGTGCGCGAAACCTGAATGCGGTATTTGGGAATCCGTGTGAGGCGGTAAACGGGGTGGCGTGCCGCTCGGTATATTGTGAGTCACGGCTGGTTGTCCGGGATAGTGTTGGAAGGGTCCGGGTTTCGAGTGGTGCTGGTTGATGTATTCTAACAATTCTTCGATCTGCTGCGGGGAATGCGGAATGTTGGGCGTGTGAATGTGATAAGTGACCTGCCCGTTCTCGTCCTTCTGCGCGAAGATGTGGGGCTTCGTCTTCTTCGACGCGGAAGACGGCGTTTCGAAGTAGCCGGGCGGCATGCGATTATTGGGCGGCTGCTTTTGACTAGAAATCTGATCGTACAAACTCGGGTGATCCTGAGAAAGGGTGTGATCGAGCTGAATCGGGCTATCAGGGTGTtgcaaattaatcaaatgATACAGATGGTCCGACAAGATTTCCTGCTCGGTACTTTGCACATCTTGCGCCGGCCGATTCGGAGTTGGTTTCGGTCTCTCCATATCGACATAAGGGTTATTCGACGTGGGTTTCCTCGCTGGAACCGTGGGAACGATTATGTTCGGCTTGATCGCATCAGGTTTGACAGGAATCGAATCTTGATAAGAAAATTCACTAGTAAAATTGTTAAGCTGTTCGTCAAAATCGGCTGGCGGAATATTTTCTGCATCCGAATGAGAACTCAATTGCGTCGGATGGTCTTTCTGTTGCGATTTTTTCGTATTTAACAAATTCGAAATATGCTGATTCTCATTGACGGGGCGCGGAAGCGTCGAGGTGGCCTTTTGGGGGAATCGGTCGGGCGAGAACGGGCCGGGGAAATGATCGATCGCATCCTTATAAGGCTTCACCGGCTCCACCGGCTTTTTAGAATCAGACTTCGACTTTGACTTTTCCTTTGGAGTCGGTGTCGGCTTTTCGGTATGAGGAGACAAATGAAATATGTTTTCCACAGTTGGATGGCTGGATATGAAATCAGGATTGTAGGGTCCGCTGTAAGGCACTGTGGGATATCCTGGATCCATAGGATAATGAGGCGGTCCGTGAACAGTGGCATCTGTTTGGGTTTTGTCAGTTCGCGGGTCTTCCGGTAAGGAGAAAGTGCTATGCTCCGGTTCCTGGCTGGGCTTGAGCGTTCCCGACTTGTTATTCAGTCTATTGTCGATCGTTTGCCGATCAAAAATGTTTGTGGCCAAGGGGCCGGGGTACGCGGTCGTCACGTTCACTCCTGCAATAAGTAAAGTCCATTGTCACAGAAATTGTCGGTGATCGGTCAGAAAGTGTCCGTAGTCCATGCATATTTACAGCAAAATCCAATTTAAATGCCAATCCAATTTTCAAATGCGGTTGTGTTTCTACATAAAGCACGAATTTACAGCACTTTCAAGGCAAAGTATGTACAAGGAAGGGAAACAATTGCGGCTCTATTCAAGTGTGAACCGAGAAGATGCATGACTTGAAGACGCGATGCTCTTATATGTATGTGTCGGCACGAATATTTCAGTCGGAAGAATTTGTCTCTTCGTTTCATTGATATCTGACGaactttttgtttcaaattattacaaaaatcgtATTCTGTTcgtcaaatattaattgtagcaAACAATACAATTGTTTTGGGGGTAATGATTCGCTTTGGAAATGAAGATGTTTGATGATATCTGGAAATATGTCTTTTTAAGAACACTGTGAGATCAAACAATTTATGATTTACATTCTTATATACAAAATCTCATCTCTGCAGATTATTTAATCCCTTCATTGTTAGACTTATGACGTGTTCAATGAGGATGTTATGgtgatttacataaaaattaatcacagAGTTTCTTTGTGTTGTATACAAGATtaacataacatttttaaagctcaggattttttaatttccatcCAACTTTTTCAGAAAACGTTTAACATATTTGATTCTTTGATTCTAAACTTTCaagtgcaaaattatatattgaaaatgtttcttttatacacATTTCAAAGACAAATAGACACGAAGTCTTCTGAAAGTCAAAATCACAGGAATTATATTCCTTTCCTAGTTCGCGCGCGTCAAGGGTTtcgttatttaaaagattaaatatgtATGACGCAATGTCTCCCAAATGCTGCGTGCACCCTAAGAGTTAAGAATCATTAGACTAGTTGACAAGTAAGATATTGCTATTTACCGTGCGACGAGGACCGGTTGCAAGTCCATTCCATACAGCACGATCTGTTAAGATTGCGCGTCAATGTCGCTTCATCGGAAGCGCATGGCAAATATGAGGGTGGCAGAGCTGGCACGGGCAAGCAAGCGCGTTGACACTTCACATTGCCCATCTCACAATAACAATGGTTCTCACAGCCAGTGATATTTGCGGGTATCTCGCTCCAATTATTGTAGTTGACGCCTTTATAGTTACAGGAGCCATTGTTCCTACACTGTACTTCCTAAAAGACACATTAGAAACATCAGCGTATGCAAAAGTTGGTAAAggctttaaatattttcgttaGGAAATCCGCGAATTCCCACGAAACACGGCATAGAGTATCTCTTAATATATTGGGTTGGCAAATAAGTTCGTTCGGTTTTTGGTTGATACTGCTTGCAATACCGATTTCACTCTTTTCCTTTCGGTGCTACATTGTAACTCATTTCGGCATTTGAAAGGTTATCTTTTACGTAAATTTTCCATAAAGTTTGGTTGTGCTAACATTAGTATTGTGTGTGCTTGGTACTTGTAAAATGGAAGTGGACAAAGTGCATTATCGTCATATTTTGCGTTACTATTTCCAAAAAGGCAAGCGAGCCGCGGatactcataaaaaaatatgccgtGTGAATGGGGATGATGCCCTAGCAGAACGCGCATGCCAAAAGTGGTTTGCCAAATTCCGTTCTGGAAATTTTGATAGGAGATTTGATCGCCCTACTGAGATTAATTCGGATGATATCAAGGCCTTCGTCGATAATAATCCATCCCAATCGGTGCGAGAGATTGCTACAGCACTCAATAGATCCCACACAAGTGTTGAAAGTCATTTGCGcaataaatgtgttatattCCGTTATAAAAAACCGAACGAACTTATTTGCCAACCCAATAAAAATCTGAAGACTATACCTGCGGACAGCAGTGCGGTGGTTTTGGGTCAAAGTCAACCGTCTCCCAGTCGAGACAGTCAGGATTTAGCAGGTCCAGTCCGAAGTCCGTAGGACACTCTATCGTGGCGCACGAATTCGAAACGTGGCTGCCGTTGTCTAGGCAGACGCAGTAGAAGACGCAATCGTCGTACCACTCTGCGCCAATCTTGTACGACTTGCCTTTGTAGTAGCAAGAGTTTTTGTCCGGCGTTTTCTCCGATACGTTCGTCTTCATCACTTCGGCTGGCAGGATCACTTGTATGGCCGGCCCGGTGTTGCTGCCTTCTGTCACGCGAATGTAGTACGTGTGCGCGGGTGCCAAATTAGAAATTACACCATCTGCGAAATATACAGCCTTGTCTTTCTCATTCTGCTTGCCTTCATTTttcgtaattaatattctgCAATAAAGGACACCGGCGAAGAAAAGTGGAATTCGATCGATGGGACGCTAATACTGCGCGTAGAACTGAGGATCTACATGTTTGCAGCCTCTAAGTTACAGATTAACGCCTGCTGCTCAATAAATTTCATCTACCTTTGTCGATTTTCCGTTGACTCCACACATGACTGTTCTGTGAGATCTCTGTAACAACGTCTTCCGGGTTCTTCGTAGATAACTGCAGTTTAACCGCCGTCGAATTCAGTACCTTTACGTCTATCAAGTGTACATTTAGGTCCGTGGAGTTCTCCGATTTGATCTCGTGATCGCCCAGAGTGACGTCGCAATATGTGATATTGCAGCAAGGATCGCTAAAGAATAACGCGATTAAGTATGAAAATCGTATCTTTTCTTTGCGAGAAATATTCCGTTTCATCATTCAGTCTGTTCAGCAAGAAAGATCATACCTGGGGCTAGCTAATGTCACGCAGCGATCATGTTGATTGGCCGTGGTAGTCTCGTTCGGTGGACATCTAGGCTGGCACTTCAAATGACCACCGTCCTCGCAGACACATATTCTAGAACAGCCATCTTCAATGCGCTGTTTTCTAGCTACTGTCTTGTTGCCAAACATGCACGTCTCGTTGTCCGTTTTTTTGTTACCTGCaagtatatttcttttataaacatGAGCTGGAAACTTGCCGGTGAAAAGACGCAGATAAACACTTCGCCGCACAATTAagcagaaacattttttaattttcaatacagatagttattttatatcaagctTTTTTTAGTTCtcgagaatatttaatttacacttGTCATTTTTGTCTAAAGTGACCATAATATGTAGCAATTGTAAATGTTAAAACGCATTATctgttttacaattaattaatctgtaaatacaaaaagtacatttttgtcagtattttcgaaaaatttttaaatcactgAATTTATGGCATTAACTGGTCATAAATTTTCAACTGCTTCACAGTTGTGTCATACTGTATTGAAAGCTACTGCTGGAAAGCTAATGGCAATTACCAAATTGAATAGCTTATATTAGAAAGTAGTTTGAGTTAGAAAGCTCTGCTGCAAATGCATAAGATTGAATACTATAAATAGTATTATGTTCTctctgaaattataaatttcgcACTCGTGAAAcacttttgaataattaaaaaataaactataagTAAAtaccaataaataaaatgatgaaatttcAGGAACAACAACAgaagaaacaaaacaaaaagacTGAAGTAAGTCTACAATTAAAAagcacataaatttttataatttataagattcTTCTATTCGCAcacgtattatatttatttagacgAAGATGAATCAAACAGAGAGGATTTATACCTCgtgttgaatttattaacttttaaaaatgtgagAAAACGTACCGGAATGCGGCTCGCAAACAAGTAATGCGCAGCATGGCTCTTCCTCGGTCACGTGCTTCCGACAATACGGCTTGTCGATTTCTTCGCTCGCTTTGATAAAACGGTCGTTGCATACTGGCTGACAGTCAGTGATTCCATTCTCGGAGCACACGCACTTCTCCTCGCATCCCCGGACAATTTTTTCGCCTATTGAATAAGTGTAATTCTCGTAGGTGCATTCTGATTTCTTCGAAAATTCCGCTGAAGAAATACTTATGGCAGTTTCGTTATGCGGTGCGACGTACTCTCCGCCTAAAGACAGTCGGTCGAATTGTTGTAGTCTCAACAAAAGCACGTTGATGTTGGAAAAATAGTTCCCCAACgcttcattaattattatcagttataaaaaaaaaacatctgtCATTTATTTCTCGCAAGCAGCGCTCACCTTCAACTTCCTTATCGTCTTCGTCCATGCTGACATCACTGAGGTCCGTAATGTTAGCGTGCAATGAATTCGTTGGCTCCGGAGCGGAAATGTTCAAAGCTCTGCCTCTCGATGACGTTGTTTTGTCTGTCACTTTCACTGTACTGTTCGACATATCTCGAAGATTGGTCATCGGTGTCGCCTTCGTTACGGCGGCTATCGGTGCACCGTGAAGAAGAAACGGAATTGTCACATCTGTAGCGTCCTCGATTTTCGTCGTCGCCGAAGACTGGTTCGTCCTCATAGAAATCGTCGTGGGTGAAATCGATGACGTCATCGGAACATCGGGATTTACAGGTCTCCTCGAGTCATCGTCCTTAACGATAGGTTTCTGATACTTTTGATCGCTTCTAGCTTTAAAATCCATCACGGgctttttcttaatttcgtTCGTTGTCTTCGCGCTGACTTCTTTCGTCGTGTACGCGCTTCTCGATTCCGTCGTGTCATTCTGCAATTCTGCTTCAAGTAGCTGCACTCGTTGAATATCTTTGTCATTGGTGTCTACGAATAGAAGGAAATTcaagttattgaaaattttgctttctcttctaaatttaataaatattcaatacatacgccatagaaaatgtatatataaatttggtGTATCGCTTCGAGCGgcgttaattattataaaaaaaccatctatcatttttttctctcaagtAATGCTCACCTTTAACTTCCTTATCATCTTCGTTTATGCTAATGTTACTATGCGCATTTAAATAtgctgtttattttataataaatataaatcgcttgcataaaataaatagattattacatacatttgAAGAatcgtatataaaaaaattaatttatcaaaagaaatatttgtttactaATTTCAAATTGCATCTTACAAATGCACGTTTGTTTTAAAACCTTATATTACGcgatatgcaaaatatttacaatagaaaaaataaagattctgaCTATTGTGAGAAAACACTAAGCAATccataaatttgcaaaactaCATCTTGTGTTACGGACACGTCAACTTTCTACACTCCAATACATTCTTACACGCATCGTTATTATCTTTTGCCTCGTCTAAAACCGATTAGATTCGGTAACAAAGTAGGCTTCACTAATTTATTCATCATCTTTTTTGGCTTATGGTATGAGATCGATGTGGTGACGGAAtggaaaattatgttaatattgttttttaattaaatcacaaAGCATAACGGAATCAAGATGTGTCGAGTAGACGAGTAACGGCATTCATACGGCTGACGTGAAGCCGAAGCAGGAACGGGAAAGCCGGTACAAATTACCGAGACCCGACAGTCCGGAAAGAAACTTGAGAGTTAAGTATGTTGCAAATGCTTTTGTGTGTATTGAATCGGTCAATTTTAAAGAATGTCGAAAAATGTTTCGTATCCTTAATCTTATTAAGTTACCTCATATTATCTCATATCTTTCAAGTTTCTTCTTtcttactttatattatttatatttacttatataaaagacagattgtaattaaatttaataacaaattaatcaaaatttgtttctattaaataaaatccgCCTTTTCATTACCGATGCGTGAATTACTTATCTTTTACGAAGTcacaaatgtttatttatatttaatagcgataaacaattttaataaatgttagtcgggaattttatatgtattgaagacacttttaatataagttcagttttatattgtttaaaaaatagagagacagataataataaagtactCACGCGCGTATCTACGTGTtccgaaatattattattctattacgttaaaatttataaatattgctattaaagttattatgtaaaatattatttcgccgaacatttgtcaataaaatgcaataatcaaattaaatgagAATGGAAAAGGAACAGGATTCTTATGAATAGCTGTGGATCTTAGCGACTCAGGTGGAATCAGGTTGCAGaacatattgtaatatattatcaaaatttaaaatgatcGAAATTCTTTAAACATGAAACTATGCTAAGAATCGCTTATTAGGTTTGTAAAAtctcttattaatatttatttgtatctataaatattcaaaaaagtaacattttttaaattaaaatacattaaaacaaataaataaaatatatttaaaaaagattaacgGAATGCaacgagaaaataatttatacgaaTGTTAAAAAGTTAGAATTTAAAACGTAACGTACATTATTCAATAACACTCAGCGAGCGGTTCGAAAATAACAACACGATAAACAGCAGAaagactaaaaaaaaaaaaaaaaaaaatcataccaTTTCTTAAAGATCGTCACAATGTTTCTGTTCtctattaaacaatttaacataataatatacttagACCGAGACAAGTACGCTTTCTCTATCTGCCATACAAACGAAAACAGGTTTAAATCCCTTTACATCTTGAAATGCCCTTTCACGACCGCCCGATCCACATTCCTTTCCATGTCTTCAAAAAATTTCGCATAATCAGGATGACTAATCCGATCACTTTTTCAGCAAACACGGGCAAAATGCTGTTTACAATCAACGGGGTTCATCCTCCGAAAGTCACTCACCAGGTGTTGCGGTGATTTGCGCTTCGGTGTCGACGGCCGTCAGGCAAAAGGTGACCCCGCCTAGAAGGCAGAGTCCTAGCAGGAAACATCTTTCCCGGGTGTACATCCTACCGCATTCTTCTGTATAGACATACGCACCAATACACGCGTTCACATGCACTCACTCGCTTCGCCgatgaaaaaaaagtcaaagaTAAATCAAACAAGGGAAAGCCAAATCTGTGCTCTTCTCTTTGACGAATTGGCGTTCGCAGGAGACCAACAGCGCGGGAACAACGGGTAGCTCGTGGCCGACTGGAACGAGTTTCAAAGTCTTGGATGgcaagaagagaaagagaatggtTCACTAcgtgtatgcgtatgtgtgtgAGAGACGGGAAGGGGTACAGGTCTCTCGAAGGGATCTACAGGCTCGCAGTTCTCGAAACCACAGTCTCGAGGACAGGTTGAGAACGCGCATGTACACGGCAATCAATTGACTGGtcgcctctctctctttctccctttctcacCGCACGGCTTACAATCAGTGCCGGGATCTAAGATGAGGTGCGTTACCAGAGGTGAGCGGGCTTCGCGTCCGCTGTCGGCAGAGGTGGTGTCGGCGAGACACTTTTC
Above is a genomic segment from Linepithema humile isolate Giens D197 chromosome 6, Lhum_UNIL_v1.0, whole genome shotgun sequence containing:
- the sas gene encoding putative epidermal cell surface receptor isoform X1, with translation MYTRERCFLLGLCLLGGVTFCLTAVDTEAQITATPDTNDKDIQRVQLLEAELQNDTTESRSAYTTKEVSAKTTNEIKKKPVMDFKARSDQKYQKPIVKDDDSRRPVNPDVPMTSSISPTTISMRTNQSSATTKIEDATDVTIPFLLHGAPIAAVTKATPMTNLRDMSNSTVKVTDKTTSSRGRALNISAPEPTNSLHANITDLSDVSMDEDDKEVEGGEYVAPHNETAISISSAEFSKKSECTYENYTYSIGEKIVRGCEEKCVCSENGITDCQPVCNDRFIKASEEIDKPYCRKHVTEEEPCCALLVCEPHSGNKKTDNETCMFGNKTVARKQRIEDGCSRICVCEDGGHLKCQPRCPPNETTTANQHDRCVTLASPSDPCCNITYCDVTLGDHEIKSENSTDLNVHLIDVKVLNSTAVKLQLSTKNPEDVVTEISQNSHVWSQRKIDKDGVISNLAPAHTYYIRVTEGSNTGPAIQVILPAEVMKTNVSEKTPDKNSCYYKGKSYKIGAEWYDDCVFYCVCLDNGSHVSNSCATIECPTDFGLDLLNPDCLDWETVDFDPKPPHCCPQEVQCRNNGSCNYKGVNYNNWSEIPANITGCENHCYCEMGNVKCQRACLPVPALPPSYLPCASDEATLTRNLNRSCCMEWTCNRSSSHGVNVTTAYPGPLATNIFDRQTIDNRLNNKSGTLKPSQEPEHSTFSLPEDPRTDKTQTDATVHGPPHYPMDPGYPTVPYSGPYNPDFISSHPTVENIFHLSPHTEKPTPTPKEKSKSKSDSKKPVEPVKPYKDAIDHFPGPFSPDRFPQKATSTLPRPVNENQHISNLLNTKKSQQKDHPTQLSSHSDAENIPPADFDEQLNNFTSEFSYQDSIPVKPDAIKPNIIVPTVPARKPTSNNPYVDMERPKPTPNRPAQDVQSTEQEILSDHLYHLINLQHPDSPIQLDHTLSQDHPSLYDQISSQKQPPNNRMPPGYFETPSSASKKTKPHIFAQKDENGQVTYHIHTPNIPHSPQQIEELLEYINQHHSKPGPFQHYPGQPAVTHNIPSGTPPRLPPHTDSQIPHSGFAHLNLPFAAQASNQSGQGHDNVYPGYPGNIPGFSAALPTDEITIQELEALDEHTVRVTFVIPQVFVGLHGRIELRYTSDRENHNLSTWRTQLYSLPNDLIERPHLEFELDNLQPSTEYKVKITVKLKNLTNSPTSKIYSVRTLDKLVNESILPPQIPVDTELQIVEVNSTWINVMWKKFTVYELEFIDGVQLRYKENDTHSKIYSTTPLIHRAVTNYVIENLKPSTTYEVGIYFIPFPGQATELWSEKTIEVTTSTEPDPYSFEVKVEIKTIKSTDVEVSWSGVPYPEDKYVNIYRAIYQSDTGKEDTSKFKIAKRDSHAKTLISDLKPGTRYRLWLEIYLTNGRIKKSNVQDFITKPGTVLAATVPQQAGKFTTLPLHEGDYYGPLVIVAIVASLAILSTLILLMMLMKRRTSSKADISPRKATSAYDNPSYKTCEDVVIISNGRNKPAAEHEMATITSNVKETV
- the sas gene encoding putative epidermal cell surface receptor isoform X2 codes for the protein MYTRERCFLLGLCLLGGVTFCLTAVDTEAQITATPDTNDKDIQRVQLLEAELQNDTTESRSAYTTKEVSAKTTNEIKKKPVMDFKARSDQKYQKPIVKDDDSRRPVNPDVPMTSSISPTTISMRTNQSSATTKIEDATDVTIPFLLHGAPIAAVTKATPMTNLRDMSNSTVKVTDKTTSSRGRALNISAPEPTNSLHANITDLSDVSMDEDDKEVEGGEYVAPHNETAISISSAEFSKKSECTYENYTYSIGEKIVRGCEEKCVCSENGITDCQPVCNDRFIKASEEIDKPYCRKHVTEEEPCCALLVCEPHSGNKKTDNETCMFGNKTVARKQRIEDGCSRICVCEDGGHLKCQPRCPPNETTTANQHDRCVTLASPSDPCCNITYCDVTLGDHEIKSENSTDLNVHLIDVKVLNSTAVKLQLSTKNPEDVVTEISQNSHVWSQRKIDKDGVISNLAPAHTYYIRVTEGSNTGPAIQVILPAEVMKTNVSEKTPDKNSCYYKGKSYKIGAEWYDDCVFYCVCLDNGSHVSNSCATIECPTDFGLDLLNPDCLDWETVDFDPKPPHCCPQEVQCRNNGSCNYKGVNYNNWSEIPANITGCENHCYCEMGNVKCQRACLPVPALPPSYLPCASDEATLTRNLNRSCCMEWTCNRSSSHGVNVTTAYPGPLATNIFDRQTIDNRLNNKSGTLKPSQEPEHSTFSLPEDPRTDKTQTDATVHGPPHYPMDPGYPTVPYSGPYNPDFISSHPTVENIFHLSPHTEKPTPTPKEKSKSKSDSKKPVEPVKPYKDAIDHFPGPFSPDRFPQKATSTLPRPVNENQHISNLLNTKKSQQKDHPTQLSSHSDAENIPPADFDEQLNNFTSEFSYQDSIPVKPDAIKPNIIVPTVPARKPTSNNPYVDMERPKPTPNRPAQDVQSTEQEILSDHLYHLINLQHPDSPIQLDHTLSQDHPSLYDQISSQKQPPNNRMPPGYFETPSSASKKTKPHIFAQKDENGQVTYHIHTPNIPHSPQQIEELLEYINQHHSKPGPFQHYPGQPAVTHNIPSGTPPRLPPHTDSQIPHSGFAHLNLPFAAQASNQSGQGHDNVYPGYPGNIPGFSAALPTDEITIQELEALDEHTVRVTFVIPQVFVGLHGRIELRYTSDRENHNLSTWRTQLYSLPNDLIERPHLEFELDNLQPSTEYKVKITVKLKNLTNSPTSKIYSVRTLDKLVNESILPPQIPVDTELQIVEVNSTWINVMWKKFTVYELEFIDGVQLRYKENDTHSKIYSTTPLIHRAVTNYVIENLKPSTTYEVGIYFIPFPGQATELWSEKTIEVTTSTEPDPYSFEVKVEIKTIKSTDVEVSWSGVPYPEDKYVNIYRAIYQSDTGKEDTSKFKIAKRDSHAKTLISDLKPGTRYRLWLEIYLTNGRIKKSNVQDFITKPGTVLAATVPQQAGKFTTLPLHEGDYYGPLVIVAIVASLAILSTLILLMMLMKRRTSSKADISPRKATSAYDNPSYKVELQQETMDL